In Rissa tridactyla isolate bRisTri1 chromosome 21, bRisTri1.patW.cur.20221130, whole genome shotgun sequence, the genomic window TTGTGTCcaggggagggcagcagccacCACACATGGCTCCCTCACGAGAGACTCGGGGGTTTTCTCCCACGGCTCTCGGTCAAGTGTTTAgccctcctccctttctcttctcgTTGCAGAGGCCCTGGAGATGATTTTTATGGTGGCCAAGCACTCAAACGCAGCTATCGCCGAGATGGTGAGTGCCTGTCCCAGCTGGTAGGGCTTTGCAGCTCATGTCACGGTGATTTGCCAGATTTCCTCGTGGCCTCTCGACTCAGtggagcacagccctgccctgaaTGGGACGGGAGCACCGTGGGTTCAGCGGAGGAGGTTACACCCTGCTCTTAATGCCTGATCCCATCACCCTGAGCCTGGGGAAGTCATGTCTGCAACATCAACTGTGATGTGACCAGCTGTTTcaaggctgggagctgctctcGAAGATCAGTCTGGAGTGAGAGAGCTGTACCCCCTCTCTTGGTACTCAGCAGCTGGCacgggaggtggggatggaggggacccAGGGGTGACAAGGTTGTGGCTGCTCAACTGCCCCCAGAAACaggtccctctgcctcccccaggaACGGCTGCAGAACCTCTGGGCGGTCTATCAGCGACTGGGCCTCGAGGACGACATTGTGGATCCCTCCAATGAGCTGATCAAGGAGGGGCCGATCCAGAAAATCTCCACCCGCAACAACAGCACATCGGAGAAGTACCTGTTCCTGGTGGGAGCTGGGATGCCCAGGGGAAGGGACAGGGGTAGGACAGGAACGGGGAGAGGGACAGCACAGCCTGGACGGGGTGTTGCTGGGTCATCTCTACCCAGAGGGGATGAATTCAGAGCGGGGGGGTTTGAGCCCCTCAGTGCAGGGCACCCTGTAGAAGACATGGTTGGGAACCAGCTCATCCCATGGGCACGGCAGCCCTTGGGGGACGTCACGCTCCAAGAGTGCTTTGCATTTccagggtgggagagggctgTGGCAAAAGCAGTCACGTTTTAGTCTGGATTCTTCCCAAGGACCAGCTCAGCCTCAGGGGGGTGAAGGACCCTAGAGCCCAGGGAAGCCCCCAACTCTGAGCAGGCAGGTGCTGGGCTCCAATcaaccctctcctcctcctcctccctgcccagttCAACAACATGCTGCTGTACTGCGTGCCCAAGGTCATCCAGGTGGGCGCTGAGTTCCAGGTCCACCTCCGCATCAACGTGGACGGCATGAAGGTCAGACAGGCACCTTGTATTTGTGATTCCCCCAGACCCTGGCTCCCCTAAAATGCATGCTGCTCTGGGGTGTTCCTGCACTTCCtcagaaaggagggagaagatggagccaggggTGGCTTTGTGGGTGAGGAGGACTGGTTGATACGCTCTGATCCGGTGAGACTGCAGTGCAGCCTCATGCACGTAGGATTGGAGGGGCTGAAGGGTTTGTGCCTGAGGGAAATCCCTGTCCCCCACATCACAGAGGAAGGGCCCTGTGTGCTGGATGTGGGCCCAGCCACTCCACATCCTTTCTTGGGTCTCTCTCAGGTGCGGGAGCTGAACGACACACAGTTCCCTCACACCTTCCTGGTCTCGGGAAAACAGCGGACGCTGGAGCTGCAAGCTAGGTAAGGGGAAGGGCGACAGTCCTGCAGACCCTCTCGAGGAGGAGGGACACCAGCTCATCACTCATCTCCCTTTTTGTACCAGGTCTGACGAGGAGATGAACGCCTGGATCAAGGTACCATTGAGTGCTGGCAGAGGCGGCACATCTCACTCATCCTGGCTTGGATGCCTGGGGCCCCAAACCGGGCTGATTCCCCACTGCCTGTGTCAGGGGCAGCCCCCCCCAactgctcctccagccctgccttcccctccaggCCTTCCAAGATGCCATtgacagaaaggagaagaggagtGAGACCTTTAAGACAGCAGTGCACGGGCTGGAGACGGGCACCTCTGCATTGAAGGtaaccctcctgccctccccatgccTTGCCTGCACGGAAGCTCAGGGAGAGCCCACctggctgtgcctcagtttcccaagcTAAACAGAGCTTGGGGGGAAGGCTGCAGACAAGAGGAAAGGCTAGGGAAGAGAAAGGTgagagcagaggggctggaacCACCTGGACCACGGCTAGCTAGCCCCAGCAATGCTCCCACCcccaggcagaggagctgggccGTCGAGCTCCACAGTGGGTGCGGGACAACCTGGTAACCATGTGCATGCGCTGCAAGGAGCCCTTCAACGCCATCATGCGCCGGAGACACCACTGTCGAGCTTGTGGATACGTGAGTCGCCCCgtcccctctctcttccctccctcctggctTGCTCAGGTGGCCGCTGGGGCAGGAGCACACATCTCCTACACCTTGTACCTTTTCCCCTGGCTCCTGCCCCTCAGCTCCTCATGGAGTTGtccctgggatgccccagccctgccccagtcTCACTGGTGTCCCTGTCTGGTGGTTGTAGGTGGTGTGCGCTCGCTGCTCTGACTACAAGGCCGAGCTGCAGTATGATGGGAACCGCCTGAACCGCGTCTGCCAGGAGTGTTACGTCTTCCTGACAGGCCACGTGGTGCTCGAAGACCGGGAGGGGAAGCACAAAGGCATCCTGGAGGTGAGCTCTACCCCTCTCTGCCCGACCTCCTCGTGTCCTGCTCCTCTGTCCCTCTttctccaagctctgccacccaccactgtccccagcgctgctggcccaGCTTGGCCGTgtgcctgcagcaggaggggTGGGAGTCGCTCCTGCAGGAGTCAGAGGGTGCGAGGACGCTGGATGTGCTGGGACGCTCCCTCCCACTCTGCGAGCCTTGGGACcaggcagccagggctccctgcaCCACAGGATCTGAGCAGGACCTGCACAACCAGGATCACCCCTCACCTGCCCCTGGCTTGGTGGGGGAGTTTATGGAGCAGGCAGAGAATTCCCCAGGAAATGTCGTTCACACAGTGCCCTTTCTGCCTCTTTCATGGGATATTTAgggatttctttgctgttttttggCAGAAAGGTGCTGCAGAGATATCAGGCAGGAGTTTGCTGTGCAgttccctgcagctgctggacAAGAACGGCAAGGGGGGCACACGGGGCTGGTTCGTCATCCCGCAGGATGATCCCCTCGTGTTGTACATCTACGCAGCTCCCCAGGTAAGACCGGGCTTGGTTTCACCTGCAAGGGACATCCCGGTGTGCCCATCCCCTGCCTCCCACCGTGGTCTCTTGACAGGACGTCCGAGCCCACACCTCCATCCCACTGCTGGGCTACCAGGTGAAGGACCTGCCCCAGAGCGACTCCCGTCACCTCTTCCAGCTGGTGCAGTCCCGGCAGGTCTACACCTTCGTGGCCGACACGGAGGAGCTGAAGCAGCGCTGGATGAGGGCCATGGCGCGCTCTGCCGCGGGGATTACACTctcggaggaggaggatgaggatgcaGACTCCTGCGACGAAGCAGAATAAGGCCATGCCCGCCTCCTGGGCTGCCTGGAGCGTCAAACCTCCCCCTGCCCGTCCTGCTCGCCGCTGGCTTCGGGCTGATCCCCGACCTCTCTGCGCTTTGGTTTTTCGTCACGAAAAGGACAAGGCGGAGGCACGTTTGCCACTGCACGGTCAAGCCGGatcccctttcctctccctccttgctcTCCGCATTGGACAGAGATGATGGAGGTACCCGAGCCGGGAGGCGGAGGGAGAGCCGGGGGGGTTTCGGGGAGCCTGCGCCcccgcagccagccccagcccgcgGTGCCGTGCCGCCGGCTGCCGCCCGAGGGCAGCAGCGCCTCAGCCTTCCTCCCGGGGGGATGGTGCAGGGGGGATGCCCCGTTTTGTTGAAAGCGTGTGTGGAATTGGGACTGCTGTGATAAATCCTACCTGCAACCCCCGTGTACAGTCCAAGGagcatttttgggggggggggatatttTCCAGAGCGCCCGGTGGGATTGTCACCGGGATCCCACATCGCCTTATCTATAAGCATCCCCGTTCTGAAACCCTGCAGAGACACCCAGCGTGTAGCTCACCCTCACCTGGCTCGGGGACCCTGGTGCTGGATTTAGGatgtccctctcccagcctgtcaCAGCCCTGGCCTCGCACTGCAGCAGTCCTGTGCTGTGGGGGTACCCCTTAACCACAGACACCCCCAGCCCGCcaccccacgccagcctgcactCCCGCCCATCCCACACTCCACCTGCACCCCATCCTGCCCACAAGCACCTTCCACCCTTGTACCTCTCTCGGTCACCCGTTTCCTGGGGGGCGGATGCTCTGGGGCAAGGCTGGGTGCACACAGGTGGTGCTGCCGCGCTGGTGCTGGGCAGCGATGCTGGGGAGACACGGGGGGGAATtcccctctccagcctcagcataaCGAGCACCCCTGCTCGTTTCACATAGCGCTGCACCTGCAGCCCCACGTTTCTCTCTGCATCCTCTCCAGCTTCCCCAAAAATGTCGCTGAGGCAGATTTTGCCACTCCTGAGCCATGGGATGTGGGAGCCCCATGCAGGGATGGCTGTCCCCGGCAGGCAGGGATGGCTGCCTGCACCCgcatcctgcagcagctccagcccaccAGCCTCGGGCAGGGCCTGGGGATGTCACAGGCCAAATGGATCCATGGAGAGTGGGAAGGGACACGAGTCGGAGCCTGATGCTGCAAATGGGGACAACACTCGGGGAAAGGATGGGGAGCAAAGATGAACCAGTCATCACCAGTCGGGGAGGGCTTCGGGGAGCCAGGAGAAAGCTGTGAGCATCGTCCTCCTTCCTCAACACACCCAGCTCAGCCCATCCCAGGAAAGGGCAAACCATGGTGGCTTTATCTCCTCCGACTTAAGAGATACCATcaaggaagggggagaggagctAGCTGTCGGGGGGAGAGCTCTGCCAAAGCGATTGCCCCTCGGGGTGCCACCCAGCACAGAGCAAAGCGCACGGGGCTTCCCCGAGACACCCCAAAaccgccctcccctcccaccaccgCCTCACGTGAAGGGGGAAACCCCAGCACCCCTGGAAAAGCCGGGTGCCGCTGGAGGGAAAGAGTGAGCAAGGGGAAGCCCGCGGGGCTGGAAGGTTCTGCCTGGTGGCCTTCCGCCACGGCGTCGCCCCTGTGTCAGCCAGGGACAAAACACGCCCGGAGCGGGGAGCTGCCGTCAGCCCGCGGCTCATGAATGGGCCTAAGAATAGATTTCCTGTTTACCGACCGAGAAATCGCTTCTGGGGCAGAGGGCACCTGGGCGCTATTTTTaccagcccctgcccaccccggTCCTGGCCTCCGGCCACCCACGGGGACCACTGCCCCGCTGCTGCATCCGCGTGTGCCAGGGGAGAGAGGTGGCCGAGGGATGCaggggggtgatggagggggcAGGTTACCGCCACGGCCTCGGCGTCGCGCTGTCCCCACAGACGGCTGGGGGGGAGACAGCATCGCTCAGCTGCCCCGAGCTTAGAATCATCGATTCCGTGATTcttagaatcatacaatggtttaggttggaatggaccttaaagatcatctggttccaaacCCCCCGCGCTGAGAACAGACACCTGCATCCCCGAAATGGGCTGGTGGGAGACCTAACTCGTGGGCTGTTTGGTGGTTCCCCCGCTCTGCTCTcctataaaaaaaaggaaaagattttttttttttttttttttttcacccaagaCATGCAGCAAATGCGCTGATGAATTTTTCTCTTCCCGTGCTTTTTCAGCCCCCGTCGCGGCGATGGTCAAGCGGAGCAGTTTGGCCTCTTGCCTTCCCCGCGCAGAAAGCGAAACCCCATGGAGAAGTCGCGCCGTTTCCTATTCTCGAGAATGAGGAAGGCTCGGAGGCCATTTACTGGAATCCCCCCCCTTCGCCACAGCCCTCCCCGCGGCCTCTTCTTGTAAGCACTGACCAAAATACATTGTGAAACCCGCGCTGCGGCTACGCTGGGGGCCGGGCCACCCCTCATTGAGAAAATCCTGCAGCAAAGGGGAACAGGAGCTGGCACAGCCGCTGCTTTCCAGAGGATTCGTTCTCCTCTCATCCCAAACCCTGGGTATCGCACTCCAACCTGCCCCCCCCCGCTGCGGGAAAGGGGGTGCAGGGAGGTTCAAGGGCACGGAGCGAGATGAGGGGTGGCTGGAAGGGACATGGAGAAGCGTTGGGGGTGTTACAGACCCCCCGTGCCCCGCTGCGGGGCTCTGTGCGGTGCAATCCCCCCCTGCGCCCTGGGAAGGGGCTCAGCAGGTCCCGGGGCCGGTTCTCCCACTTCCCCCcgaggtgtggggcaggatcgGGACCATATGGGCCCTATAAAACCCCACAcccccagcctgcagggctgctcttGGATTGCCCTGGGAGCTTGCTCTATAAGGACAGGCTCTATAGGGGGTTTCTCTACAGGGTAGGCTTTCCCCCTCTATAGGCACTGCTCTATCGGGCATATTCTCTTGCTTGCTAATTGTGGGTCCCTATAGGGGCTGCGCTCTGCTACGTGATGGGATTGCCTGCCCTATAGGGGCTGGTCTCCAGGGGGCCGCATCACTGGGGCAACAGCTCTTGCTCTATAATGCCTGGGCTTGGGTTGTAGAGGAGTCGGGGTCCACAGGGGCCAGCCCTCTGCAGCGGGTGCTCTTGCTCTATAGGCGTCGGGCTCTATAGGTATCCAGTTCTATAGGTGTCGGGCTCTATAGGTGTCAAGCTCCACAGGTGCATTCCCCTGTGCCATCATCCCCTATAGGGCAGTGACCCACAGGGGCTGTGCTCACCGATGCTGAGCGTGCAGCCCCGGGGGGGGAACCGATCCAGAGCAtcgcagccccggggggggcccGATCCGGAGCATCACCCCCACggcggcgctggggctgcagaggcCGGAGCTGCGGCAGCATGGCCTCTCCCCAGCCGCGCAGCCTCCGCAGCCCACGGGGGGTTCCACCGCTTTCAATAACAGATCTGCCGAGGCCGAAGGCAGCGGAGGCAGAGCCGTGCCCTGGCGCATCCCCTCCCCACcatgcctggggctgcagggggggcaCGTGGGACCCCCATCTCCCCTGAGACTGGGGGTAACATCCCCCCCCCGGGTGGAGGGATTTAAGGACGATGCTAAATGATGCAAAATATCTGTGATGCCCctctaaaaaataaaacccacagcCAGGATTTTCCAACCTGAGGGCTGGGGTACCCCCATCctgctctgcccccccccccccaagccccccagggACCAATGCAAAGCATCGGGGGGCCCCAGGATccacccagcagcacccccccCTTCGCATTGCACTGGCAAGACCTCGCTGCTGGGGTGTCCCCAGGCTCAGGGGAgatttttggggggcggggggggggtggtgcagCTTCCCCATCCTTTTGGGGGGTCCCCGCAGGCTGCTGGCAAAGGGCGTTTCGTGCAATTGAGAACCAGGTCGTGCATCCCGGCGGCTGGCGAAGGCGGGAGGTGTTTCCCGGTGGCGCAGGAATTTGCTGTTTGCGCCTGTGttgcaggaggctgggggggaaggaaggaggaaaggggtgggggggggcgctggcggttgttattatttaattttattttcctgcctccATCCAGGAATCTCTGCAATGTGCCGGCTGCTCCCCGGGAGGCCGGGGCGGCCGTGAGTCACTGCTGCCGCTGGAACGTGACTCAGTCCTGCTGCTCTCCCCGGCAGGACATGACCAGACTGCCAACGCCAGGGAGAAGCCCCAGCACCGCTGCCTGCCCGCGCCGGCGGGCGAGGATACCCGAAATCCCCCCCGGAGAACTTGGCCCCCCCCACTTTTCGATGGGATATCAGCCCTCTGCCATGGGGCAGAGCTCAGGCTGGGGGGCAGAATGggctcttttatttatttttatgtaattttatgtaattttatgtatttttatttaattttatttaattttatgtatttatcatttatttattacctccccccccctccccccctggcCCCCAGCCAGGAAAACCCTCCCCACCCACCCTGGCTCCCCCATCTGTGGGTGGCTGGTGGGTACCTCCCCGGGCTTTTGTTGCCCCCGTCTTCCAGGCCAGGCCCTATAGAGGAGcagggaaagctctttggcaccgcTCCTGCCCCAgttcccgtgcctcagtttccccatccggtGCGGATAGGAAATTTCCCCATCTAGGGAGCGGGGTTACTTCAGGTTGTACTTTGAGGTAGGTGAATAGCAGCTGCGGGGgggttattattaatattaatagcCAGGCTTGGTCAGGGCTCAggtggaggggagggacggggtggggggggggggacgtgaAGCAGCCCTGAGTCaccgggcaggagcaggggggtGGCCCAGCCCTGCGCTGAGCACCAGCACGCTCGCTGCACCCCAGCTCCACGACATCCAGGGGCTGAGGCCGCCCTGCTCGCCACACCTGGGGCTGGATGAGGCCAGGCACGAGCCCTCCTCGTCCTCATGCCGCTGCCGCATCCGTGGGGAAACGGGCTCCTGGGGTGGGAGCGCagcgggggcggctgcggggcagagctgagcacggGGACGCTCATCACACCTCAGGCCACGCGGTACCTCTGCGGCCGCAGCTGCCTCCGTCAGCCGTGATTGAAAGCCAAGCCGGGCTGGCAGGCCTTCTCTGTGATCTTGTtaattaagaaatacatttaattagCAGCACCCCAGCTGTGACTCAGCTAATCATCGTGATCGACACAAGAGCCGGACTCCAGCATCAGGGCACAGAAGCGCCAAACCCACCCCTCCCCACCTTGGCAGACGGGAGCCCCCGGCTCCGCCGCGGGACCCCAGCGCCAGCCGGGCACAGCCCGATGCCCCCCCGGCGTTTTGGGGTGAGTTttgccccgggctgggggcaggatggggctgggacCGTCCCCCTGCATCACCTCGCGCAGGCAGGGCGTCAGCCCCACCCGGGGCATTGCCACGCTGCGAATAATCATATTAATAACCCATTTACCGTGCTATAAATAGCCCCGATAATAACAGCCTGGGCTTTCCAGGAATAGATTGTCCAAAAATGCGGCGAAAACCATTCCCACCCTGGCCTGGgttgcagatggggaaactgaggcagggctggTTTCGGGCACGGCGCTCGCCCGCTGCAGCGAGCCGAGCCGTCTGCCAGGCAGCTGTGGAATTTGCTCCCGAATAAACCGTCATGTAAATGAGCCCTTATGTATATTTATGAGTGCCATCCTGCCAGCTGGAATCTAATAGGGGAGAAAATAAACTGGGAAACTGCCCTGGAACAGGATGGCGGTGCTTCACACTTCACACCTCGGCCCCACTCCCCGCCGGCGCTGCCCGGGGGCGGGTGTCTGTCCCTCGTCCCCAGGGTGTCTATCCCTGATTTTAGGTGCCCATCCCTGGTTTTGGGTGCCCAGCCCTGGTCCTggatgcccagccctgctcctggatGCCCAGCCCTGGTTTTGGGTGCCCAGCCCTGGTCCTggatgcccagccctgctgctgggtgcccagccctgcaccccagggtgcccagcTCTGGGTCCTGCAtgcccgtgtccccatgtccccaggcccTGGGCTGCCCGAGATGCTGACAccggctgccctgcagctcctgcagacTGCGGTGGGCTTTGGGGGTGCAGAGAATTTGGGGGTGTTGCCAGgactggctgcagggcagggagggggggggtgttgcagtgGGTGACGCTGCAGTGCGTACGACATCCCTGTGCacagggagggggtggcacaaGGGGTCCCTCCCCACTCAGCAGGACCTGGGTGGCAGCTCCGTCCCTGGAGCTCacgatggatggatggatgctccttccttgctgtgccAGGGATGCGCACACacatgtgtgtgcgtgcgcgCATGTGGGGCTGCCACGCGGGTGCTGCGGGACACAGAGCCCCCCACCCTGCGGGCAGCCGGGTCAGGGGTGGCCGTGACCCCCCCCGTGATGGGAGAGCAGAGCCCGGGGGGGTGCCCTATCCCGGAATCCCCGTAGCCTCCGcagcggcgcggggcgggggagcgggcggcgggagcgATGCGATTAGAGATGCAGACAGCGCTGCTCGCCTGATGTCTTCCTGTctcgaggagatggcagcagcctgcgcggcccctccgccgccagccaacccccccccggcaccccacaCCCCGGTGGGTGCCCTGTGCCGGGgtgcagccccgctgcccgcggCCGGCTTTTCGCAGCAGGTGGCAGGGGGACGCGGTCCCTCGGGTGCCAGCAGGCCACGAAGGGATGCAGTGGCACcaaggccaggcgtgaccctgcaGCCATGccaggggcaggcggggggaatATTTCCTCCCCAAAAAGGGTGGGCGGTGAGGCTGGGGGGGTTcggagcagggatgctggcagggcttcgtgctgcagcacctctccctccctccctcccgctgctcccGAGCGCTCGCCGCCGTGATTCCCTGCAGCAGGCTAAAAATAtccccgggagccgccgccgcacACCGGCACTTGGAGGTGGTTATAAATAACCCGGGGGGGGGAAAGCTCGTGCTGGCCCCGCGTGGCTCCAGCCCTTcccggctgctgcaggaggaggacagagcCCCCGTCCTCGCCACGATGCTGGAGGGGTGGATGGAAACGGGGACGGAGCAGCCTCTGCCCcttggaaactgaggcacaggtggggctctgcgggggggggggcgaggagaGGGGATGGGCCCCTTTGCCCGCgatggtgggggagaggggatcAGCCCCGTGCTGAtagcagggctggaaggggggggggacaTAAACGCCTGCGCTCGTGTCACCCTGAGTCACATCCGTCTGCCTCAGATACATCCCTCGGCATCAGACCCGGCCCTTTgcagcagctccatcccctgCAGCAGAACCAGCCTCCCGCATCCGAGCCATCCCTCTGCGCTGGCTCTGCCCCTTCGCACCAGCTCCATCCTGCTGCCTTGGATCCATCCTGCTGCTTCAGATCCATCCTCCTGCCTCGGATCCGACCTCCTGCCTGGGATCCATCCTGCTGCCTCGGATCCGTCCTCCTACCTTGGATCCATCCTGCTGCCTCGGATCCACCCCCCTTCATCCGATCCAGTCCCAGACCAGcacagcctctctcttcccacaccaCCCTCCTCGGGATGGGGGACAAGCTCTGGGGACCAGCTCAGGGGatctgcccccttccctcccacctctctgTCCCACGGTGCCCCACTCCATCCATGCACCGAGCTGGGGCAGTTCTCATGCCCGTGCGTCTCAGGCAGCTCCACGTTGTGGCCGGCTTCCTCCGAGGGAatgggctgcaggagggcagTCCCGTGCAGGATGCGGGTCCCAGTTTGGCCCCATGTCCCTCTTGGGGCCGAGCATCCCGGGGGAGCCCCCTCCCGCCGTCCCTCCCTCCTGGCTCCCATTCTTGCCGTGTCCCAGCCCACCCCGGCGGAGCTGCCAAAGCACAGGGCAAACGGGGACAAGCCGGGAGAGAGACTGATTTTTGCGAGCGTTTATTTTCCTCCATCAAAATCCACCAGCCAGAGAaagcggcgggaggcgggggggtggggggaaggatggggaaaCCCATCGGGTTTCACGGGGGATGCTGCCGCCTCCCGCGCCGGTGCTGTAtttatttctccccttccctgcgCCACATTTCATGTCGGCCCCGTAACGAAGCCGGGTAAT contains:
- the FGD2 gene encoding FYVE, RhoGEF and PH domain-containing protein 2 isoform X2, translating into MLFALCKPSSLNNIVDPRNTLKQKGGEKKGAAAISTLQLLYTRHPLTARAMEGEADNQRSVLNLVAVFEEHWASKFSWRDKQAPHDQAAPATSQPQQLPASPASQGQGLSQMAARHQAEQENKEEEEQQGQRGLSFKCLRSFRHKISEDNWRRQQDPGFETGSKEPEEKKIALELLETEQAYVSRLHLLDQVFYTELMKEAKNGKTVPEEVVKMIFSNISSIYQFHAKFFLPELQKRMEDWSCNPRIGDVIQKLAPFLKMYGEYVKNFDKAVELITFWSEKSPPFQELIADIQKRKVCANLTLQHHMLEPVQRIPRYELLLKDYVRKLPPESPDRDDAEKALEMIFMVAKHSNAAIAEMERLQNLWAVYQRLGLEDDIVDPSNELIKEGPIQKISTRNNSTSEKYLFLFNNMLLYCVPKVIQVGAEFQVHLRINVDGMKVRELNDTQFPHTFLVSGKQRTLELQARSDEEMNAWIKAFQDAIDRKEKRSETFKTAVHGLETGTSALKAEELGRRAPQWVRDNLVTMCMRCKEPFNAIMRRRHHCRACGYVVCARCSDYKAELQYDGNRLNRVCQECYVFLTGHVVLEDREGKHKGILEKGAAEISGRSLLCSSLQLLDKNGKGGTRGWFVIPQDDPLVLYIYAAPQLVQSRQVYTFVADTEELKQRWMRAMARSAAGITLSEEEDEDADSCDEAE
- the FGD2 gene encoding FYVE, RhoGEF and PH domain-containing protein 2 isoform X1, with translation MLFALCKPSSLNNIVDPRNTLKQKGGEKKGAAAISTLQLLYTRHPLTARAMEGEADNQRSVLNLVAVFEEHWASKFSWRDKQAPHDQAAPATSQPQQLPASPASQGQGLSQMAARHQAEQENKEEEEQQGQRGLSFKCLRSFRHKISEDNWRRQQDPGFETGSKEPEEKKIALELLETEQAYVSRLHLLDQVFYTELMKEAKNGKTVPEEVVKMIFSNISSIYQFHAKFFLPELQKRMEDWSCNPRIGDVIQKLAPFLKMYGEYVKNFDKAVELITFWSEKSPPFQELIADIQKRKVCANLTLQHHMLEPVQRIPRYELLLKDYVRKLPPESPDRDDAEKALEMIFMVAKHSNAAIAEMERLQNLWAVYQRLGLEDDIVDPSNELIKEGPIQKISTRNNSTSEKYLFLFNNMLLYCVPKVIQVGAEFQVHLRINVDGMKVRELNDTQFPHTFLVSGKQRTLELQARSDEEMNAWIKAFQDAIDRKEKRSETFKTAVHGLETGTSALKAEELGRRAPQWVRDNLVTMCMRCKEPFNAIMRRRHHCRACGYVVCARCSDYKAELQYDGNRLNRVCQECYVFLTGHVVLEDREGKHKGILEKGAAEISGRSLLCSSLQLLDKNGKGGTRGWFVIPQDDPLVLYIYAAPQDVRAHTSIPLLGYQVKDLPQSDSRHLFQLVQSRQVYTFVADTEELKQRWMRAMARSAAGITLSEEEDEDADSCDEAE
- the FGD2 gene encoding FYVE, RhoGEF and PH domain-containing protein 2 isoform X4; the protein is MAARHQAEQENKEEEEQQGQRGLSFKCLRSFRHKISEDNWRRQQDPGFETGSKEPEEKKIALELLETEQAYVSRLHLLDQVFYTELMKEAKNGKTVPEEVVKMIFSNISSIYQFHAKFFLPELQKRMEDWSCNPRIGDVIQKLAPFLKMYGEYVKNFDKAVELITFWSEKSPPFQELIADIQKRKVCANLTLQHHMLEPVQRIPRYELLLKDYVRKLPPESPDRDDAEKALEMIFMVAKHSNAAIAEMERLQNLWAVYQRLGLEDDIVDPSNELIKEGPIQKISTRNNSTSEKYLFLFNNMLLYCVPKVIQVGAEFQVHLRINVDGMKVRELNDTQFPHTFLVSGKQRTLELQARSDEEMNAWIKAFQDAIDRKEKRSETFKTAVHGLETGTSALKAEELGRRAPQWVRDNLVTMCMRCKEPFNAIMRRRHHCRACGYVVCARCSDYKAELQYDGNRLNRVCQECYVFLTGHVVLEDREGKHKGILEKGAAEISGRSLLCSSLQLLDKNGKGGTRGWFVIPQDDPLVLYIYAAPQDVRAHTSIPLLGYQVKDLPQSDSRHLFQLVQSRQVYTFVADTEELKQRWMRAMARSAAGITLSEEEDEDADSCDEAE
- the FGD2 gene encoding FYVE, RhoGEF and PH domain-containing protein 2 isoform X3, with amino-acid sequence MGAKHSSRRHCEKRAWILAPLEDVRAFRPWASKFSWRDKQAPHDQAAPATSQPQQLPASPASQGQGLSQMAARHQAEQENKEEEEQQGQRGLSFKCLRSFRHKISEDNWRRQQDPGFETGSKEPEEKKIALELLETEQAYVSRLHLLDQVFYTELMKEAKNGKTVPEEVVKMIFSNISSIYQFHAKFFLPELQKRMEDWSCNPRIGDVIQKLAPFLKMYGEYVKNFDKAVELITFWSEKSPPFQELIADIQKRKVCANLTLQHHMLEPVQRIPRYELLLKDYVRKLPPESPDRDDAEKALEMIFMVAKHSNAAIAEMERLQNLWAVYQRLGLEDDIVDPSNELIKEGPIQKISTRNNSTSEKYLFLFNNMLLYCVPKVIQVGAEFQVHLRINVDGMKVRELNDTQFPHTFLVSGKQRTLELQARSDEEMNAWIKAFQDAIDRKEKRSETFKTAVHGLETGTSALKAEELGRRAPQWVRDNLVTMCMRCKEPFNAIMRRRHHCRACGYVVCARCSDYKAELQYDGNRLNRVCQECYVFLTGHVVLEDREGKHKGILEKGAAEISGRSLLCSSLQLLDKNGKGGTRGWFVIPQDDPLVLYIYAAPQDVRAHTSIPLLGYQVKDLPQSDSRHLFQLVQSRQVYTFVADTEELKQRWMRAMARSAAGITLSEEEDEDADSCDEAE